One window of the Halobacillus litoralis genome contains the following:
- a CDS encoding glycerate kinase: MRILFAPDSFKGSLSSKRVSEIMWRAFQEVDAQVEAIVKPMADGGEGTLEALAKATEHEKVTFDCTGPLGEKSKSWYLALDATRAVIEGANIAGLPLVPPGKRNPDHTTTYGIGEAIQHALDRGHRDLMIAIGGSSTNDGGLGMLQALGMKTLDNNGQQVGKFGIDVSNIEHIDLSSIDPRLAETTIRIASDVDNPLTGPWGASHIYAHQKGATKEQIVSYDQSLHTYGKLIEEAIGQSLIDYPGSGAAGGLGFAFLAIGAKLESGAKLVAEAIQLSEAVQNVDCVITGEGQSDEQTLYGKAPGHVAELAQQYGKPALLLSGGIDGEFEQLNQLFTSCFSIVPGPKSLEECLENAEDYLFQATKQVARLILY, from the coding sequence ATGAGGATTTTATTTGCACCCGACTCCTTCAAAGGAAGTCTTTCCTCTAAAAGAGTCTCAGAAATCATGTGGCGAGCCTTTCAAGAGGTCGATGCCCAAGTGGAAGCGATCGTAAAACCGATGGCTGATGGTGGGGAAGGAACACTTGAGGCTTTAGCAAAAGCCACTGAGCACGAGAAAGTAACTTTTGATTGTACGGGACCTCTAGGGGAAAAATCTAAAAGCTGGTATCTCGCCCTCGATGCAACTCGTGCTGTCATCGAGGGAGCTAATATTGCTGGCTTACCGCTTGTCCCACCAGGTAAAAGGAATCCTGACCACACGACTACCTACGGAATTGGCGAAGCTATTCAACATGCGCTCGACCGTGGACATCGTGACTTGATGATCGCCATTGGCGGCAGCTCTACGAACGATGGTGGACTTGGTATGTTACAAGCTCTTGGTATGAAGACGCTTGATAACAATGGCCAACAAGTTGGAAAATTCGGCATAGATGTGTCAAATATCGAACACATCGATTTATCTTCCATCGATCCACGTTTAGCAGAAACTACGATCCGTATCGCTTCCGATGTTGACAATCCTTTGACAGGTCCGTGGGGAGCCAGTCACATTTATGCCCATCAAAAAGGAGCAACAAAAGAACAGATCGTCTCTTATGACCAATCCTTACACACCTATGGAAAACTTATAGAGGAAGCGATCGGCCAAAGTTTAATAGATTATCCAGGTTCTGGTGCGGCAGGTGGTCTCGGCTTCGCTTTTCTTGCTATCGGAGCAAAACTCGAATCTGGAGCAAAACTTGTTGCTGAGGCCATTCAACTAAGTGAAGCCGTCCAGAATGTTGACTGTGTCATCACGGGGGAAGGCCAAAGTGATGAGCAGACGCTGTATGGAAAAGCTCCTGGACATGTAGCTGAATTAGCTCAACAATATGGAAAACCTGCCCTATTATTATCAGGCGGCATAGACGGTGAATTTGAGCAATTGAATCAACTTTTCACCAGTTGTTTTTCCATCGTTCCAGGTCCCAAATCGTTAGAAGAATGCTTGGAAAATGCAGAAGATTATTTATTTCAGGCAACGAAGCAAGTTGCTCGTTTGATCCTCTACTAA
- a CDS encoding prenyltransferase: MFSQALTTLKGGWLLLRAVAVISSSMATIVSTILPLYLYFSISGNTLVTTFTLLVVGAIMIHGILTHILNDYIDDQSGTDANSPAILSGGSRVIQTGLISSSTMWRLGKGLIVTLCIIVLTLLFFQYYKLAILLSIGLWGAISYSLPPLRLSYRPFVGEWLSTFPSVFFLGLAGAWLTMETVPLWAIQNATINALFCIAWVMIHHIPDREADQQASPTKRTSVVWAVNKFGSGFSRLPALIYFGMTGLCVFWLGFDRIYAALGLAVIIIATISLIVKMDIHNHQQVSNYEKMTLVFAMVNALWLGIFI, from the coding sequence ATGTTCAGCCAAGCCCTCACAACCTTAAAGGGAGGATGGCTTCTGCTTCGAGCAGTGGCGGTTATTTCCTCAAGCATGGCTACCATCGTATCTACAATTCTCCCTCTATATCTATATTTCTCCATCTCAGGTAATACATTGGTGACGACCTTCACCCTCCTGGTCGTCGGTGCTATCATGATCCATGGAATCCTGACCCATATCTTGAACGACTACATAGACGATCAATCCGGGACTGATGCCAATAGTCCTGCAATATTGTCAGGAGGGAGCCGAGTGATTCAAACCGGTTTAATTTCCTCTTCAACAATGTGGCGTTTAGGCAAAGGATTGATTGTCACTTTATGCATCATAGTACTTACTCTACTGTTCTTTCAATATTATAAGCTGGCCATCTTGTTATCTATCGGTCTCTGGGGCGCAATCTCTTATTCCCTTCCCCCTTTACGGTTAAGTTACCGTCCGTTTGTCGGAGAATGGCTGTCAACTTTCCCGTCTGTTTTCTTTCTCGGTCTTGCCGGAGCCTGGTTAACTATGGAAACGGTGCCACTATGGGCCATACAAAATGCCACCATCAACGCTTTGTTTTGTATTGCCTGGGTCATGATTCACCACATTCCTGATCGGGAAGCAGACCAACAGGCTTCACCTACTAAACGTACGAGTGTCGTATGGGCGGTCAACAAGTTCGGAAGTGGTTTCAGCCGCCTGCCAGCCCTTATATATTTCGGGATGACAGGTCTTTGCGTTTTCTGGCTTGGCTTTGATCGTATTTATGCGGCCCTCGGTCTCGCCGTCATCATCATCGCAACGATCTCCCTGATTGTGAAAATGGACATTCATAATCATCAGCAGGTTTCCAATTATGAGAAGATGACTCTCGTTTTTGCTATGGTAAATGCTCTATGGTTAGGGATTTTCATTTAA
- a CDS encoding LCP family protein: MSRSTKHKKKKGSLWKIPLLLLSLILISGGIYAYTVYSGAKSTVEDKMHREVASIDHELTEKKRKEQEPLNILLMGVDERDGDQGRSDALMVLSVDPNNNRSQIVSIPRDTRTQMVGDSSQSGNLDKINHAYAFGGTDMAIQTVENFLDVDLDYYVSINMEGLAEMVDAVGGITINNDIDWEGKDGFHYKKGELTMDGDETLGYVRMRYEDPNGDFGRNERQRKVIEGIINKGANVGSINKIGNVMDVLGKNVTTNMDFGTMQDLMVNYRSARENLTTYQMTGTGTKIGGIYYLKVSDQEVRDVHDMISEYNS; the protein is encoded by the coding sequence ATGAGTCGTTCAACAAAACATAAGAAGAAAAAAGGAAGCTTGTGGAAGATCCCCCTTCTCTTGCTCTCTCTCATATTGATATCAGGCGGCATATATGCCTACACCGTGTATAGCGGTGCGAAGAGTACAGTGGAAGACAAAATGCACCGGGAAGTAGCCTCGATCGATCATGAACTGACTGAGAAGAAGCGTAAAGAACAGGAGCCATTGAATATATTGCTTATGGGAGTGGATGAAAGAGATGGAGATCAGGGACGTTCGGATGCCTTGATGGTCCTCTCTGTAGATCCTAACAACAATCGCAGCCAGATTGTAAGTATCCCGAGAGATACAAGGACCCAGATGGTCGGAGATTCCTCACAATCCGGCAACCTGGACAAGATTAATCACGCTTATGCCTTCGGTGGCACAGATATGGCGATTCAAACCGTCGAGAACTTCCTTGATGTGGATCTTGATTATTATGTGAGCATCAATATGGAAGGACTTGCTGAGATGGTAGATGCTGTCGGCGGCATCACCATCAATAATGATATCGACTGGGAGGGGAAAGACGGCTTCCATTACAAAAAAGGTGAACTCACTATGGATGGCGACGAAACCCTCGGCTACGTGCGGATGCGCTACGAAGACCCGAACGGAGATTTTGGACGTAATGAACGGCAACGAAAAGTCATTGAAGGAATTATCAATAAAGGAGCCAATGTCGGTTCCATCAATAAAATCGGTAACGTAATGGATGTTCTCGGTAAAAATGTCACGACAAACATGGATTTCGGGACGATGCAGGATCTGATGGTGAATTACCGGAGCGCAAGAGAGAATTTGACCACATATCAAATGACAGGAACCGGAACGAAGATCGGTGGCATCTACTACCTGAAAGTATCAGATCAAGAGGTTCGCGATGTTCATGACATGATTTCAGAGTATAATTCATAA
- a CDS encoding glycosyl hydrolase family 8, translating into MKKIPIFIIFFIFAALTITFFTTWNSGRSNTDTHQFINQWMRNENGTLATNIHQSTAQDSDEVQGREALSESLGLLMLYAIETEDKPTFDQSYHTLVNLFMEESGFVYWKLTKNGKVEDPTNALVDDLRIVKALTEGYLLWQESKYKDTANQISHFLGKNMMNKSTLTDFYDRSNEARSDTITLSYLDIEALKILVQNNHITNDSYMRMIELSTGFPLKNGLAPKSYRIDRNEYLYDDEVNMIDQLLVALNKSQLSENSKGLIEFIYSELNNKGILYGEYNIETLKPSVDYESPAVYGLLIMLSIEIENKKLALKAYERMIEFRSPGTKYRGAYSISPEGNTHIFDNLVPLLSIEKLKNKGWIS; encoded by the coding sequence TTGAAAAAGATCCCCATATTCATTATTTTTTTCATATTTGCAGCTTTGACCATCACCTTTTTCACGACATGGAACTCTGGGAGAAGCAACACGGATACCCATCAATTCATTAATCAATGGATGAGAAATGAGAATGGCACACTAGCGACCAACATCCACCAGAGTACGGCACAAGATTCAGATGAAGTCCAGGGGAGAGAGGCTTTATCTGAATCTCTTGGATTACTTATGCTTTATGCGATTGAAACCGAAGACAAACCAACATTTGACCAAAGTTATCACACCCTTGTAAACCTGTTCATGGAAGAAAGTGGTTTCGTTTATTGGAAGCTGACGAAAAATGGGAAAGTTGAAGACCCCACTAACGCTCTAGTTGACGACCTCAGGATTGTCAAAGCTTTGACTGAAGGGTATCTATTGTGGCAGGAATCAAAATATAAAGACACAGCTAACCAGATCAGTCATTTCCTGGGTAAAAATATGATGAATAAATCAACCTTGACGGACTTCTATGACCGTTCAAATGAAGCCCGTTCTGACACCATCACACTTTCCTATTTAGACATTGAAGCATTGAAGATTCTGGTACAAAACAATCACATTACAAATGACAGTTATATGAGGATGATCGAATTATCAACAGGATTTCCTCTTAAAAATGGACTAGCTCCTAAATCCTATCGAATAGATAGGAATGAATATTTGTACGATGATGAAGTAAACATGATCGATCAACTTCTGGTCGCTTTGAACAAATCACAGTTAAGTGAAAACTCTAAAGGTCTTATAGAATTTATATACTCAGAACTGAATAATAAAGGCATATTATATGGGGAATACAATATTGAAACCCTCAAGCCTTCAGTCGACTATGAATCACCGGCTGTGTATGGCCTGTTGATTATGCTATCAATAGAAATTGAAAATAAAAAGCTGGCTCTCAAAGCTTATGAACGTATGATAGAATTCAGGTCACCTGGAACGAAATATCGAGGAGCGTATTCTATTTCTCCCGAGGGAAATACCCATATTTTTGATAATCTAGTGCCTTTATTATCTATAGAAAAATTGAAGAACAAAGGTTGGATTTCATAA
- a CDS encoding DUF2334 domain-containing protein, translating to MKKLLLLISFLTLIGFCLPTSIFANSGGESSKVLVVYSEKNPVEENHKRLDLLLSHFTTDIEYVRDVDFSSEDTEEITHLFYHGGKQQKLPDALVKAIQTYEGKIVAFGHNTEQFGSRYNFATPMGLENFNELYLTAKPEEKIETEIHNVFNIKADKTAEVLAWAKAGHIEYPLITKKNKVYYVGSKLLISPFSLLLGEVLHEVFETAHTNDNPGYMRLEDVHPLVDPVKLKEVADVLIDKNIPFMVAVIPVYVNPETGANVHMSDHPEVLDVLKYMQKNGGSVVLHGYTHQYRSTETGEGFEFWDVENNTPIYKEADDNQPIKNPHDFKTDLEYESYLATLEEFERQYITDKVNKGMSEMLGFGITPLAFEAPHYTMSQNGYQTIAKHFSHYVGQVQLSDKDWEIMDGAPYITQPSFLGGMTLLPETLGYVQPENPDAIEEIIDTAEEQLIVRDGILSVFYHPYLGVEGFKKLVNRLEKFPIDWIDLKEENTTVNTSDVSIKSSGEKVSVNQTRIASITTSKISFTYFIRNIIDKITWAMVGTGTLAVIVFFSYTIVSYRRLAKEERRDEVG from the coding sequence GTGAAGAAATTGTTGCTACTTATCTCTTTCCTTACTCTTATTGGTTTCTGTCTTCCCACATCCATTTTTGCAAATAGTGGTGGTGAATCATCAAAGGTTCTAGTCGTTTACTCTGAAAAAAACCCAGTAGAAGAGAATCACAAAAGATTGGACTTACTTCTCAGTCATTTCACAACGGACATTGAATATGTGCGCGATGTGGATTTTTCATCCGAAGATACTGAGGAAATCACTCATCTGTTCTATCACGGAGGTAAACAACAGAAACTGCCAGATGCTTTAGTGAAAGCGATACAAACATACGAAGGTAAAATCGTTGCGTTCGGACATAATACAGAACAATTTGGCTCCCGGTACAATTTTGCCACACCCATGGGACTGGAAAACTTCAACGAATTATACTTGACCGCCAAACCCGAAGAAAAAATAGAAACGGAGATTCATAATGTCTTTAATATCAAAGCAGACAAAACAGCGGAAGTCTTAGCATGGGCTAAAGCTGGACATATAGAATATCCATTAATCACTAAAAAAAATAAGGTTTACTATGTAGGTTCAAAACTATTAATTTCGCCTTTCTCCCTCTTATTAGGGGAAGTGTTGCACGAAGTATTCGAGACAGCTCATACAAATGATAATCCTGGGTATATGAGGTTGGAAGATGTTCATCCACTTGTAGATCCGGTGAAATTAAAAGAAGTAGCAGATGTGCTGATAGACAAAAACATTCCATTCATGGTTGCTGTCATCCCTGTATATGTCAATCCTGAAACAGGTGCCAATGTCCATATGTCGGACCACCCCGAGGTACTTGATGTTCTGAAGTATATGCAGAAAAATGGCGGATCTGTTGTATTACACGGATACACACATCAATACCGATCAACAGAAACAGGGGAAGGTTTCGAATTTTGGGATGTCGAGAACAATACGCCAATTTACAAAGAAGCGGATGACAATCAGCCGATCAAGAATCCTCATGATTTTAAGACTGACCTGGAGTATGAAAGCTATTTAGCAACGTTGGAAGAATTTGAAAGACAATATATTACTGACAAAGTGAATAAAGGGATGAGTGAGATGCTCGGTTTCGGTATAACACCATTAGCATTCGAAGCCCCCCATTACACGATGTCGCAAAACGGATACCAAACCATCGCAAAACATTTCTCACACTATGTCGGACAAGTGCAATTGAGTGACAAGGATTGGGAGATCATGGATGGTGCCCCTTATATAACACAACCATCTTTCTTAGGTGGGATGACACTTTTACCCGAGACTTTAGGTTATGTCCAACCTGAAAACCCTGATGCGATAGAAGAAATCATCGACACCGCTGAGGAGCAATTGATCGTTAGAGATGGAATTTTATCGGTTTTTTATCATCCATATCTTGGAGTTGAGGGTTTTAAGAAACTTGTCAATCGTTTAGAGAAATTTCCAATTGACTGGATTGATTTGAAAGAAGAGAACACTACAGTGAATACATCTGATGTTTCCATTAAAAGTTCAGGAGAAAAAGTATCGGTCAATCAAACCCGGATTGCCTCAATTACAACATCTAAGATAAGCTTCACCTACTTCATCAGGAATATTATAGATAAAATTACATGGGCTATGGTAGGAACAGGAACATTAGCCGTAATTGTCTTCTTCAGTTATACGATTGTCTCTTATAGACGCTTGGCTAAAGAAGAACGGAGGGATGAAGTTGGCTGA
- a CDS encoding GntP family permease: MDGFGLILIIVLGVLFVIVATAKFNLHPFLSLLIAAFAIGILAGMPLTDVVEAVNGGFGGLMGGIGLVIVFGTIIGVILEKSGAALRMAEVVLRIVGEKRPQLAMSAIGSIVSIPVFCDSGYVILSSLKKALANKTKVTVASMAIALSTGLFATHTLVPPTPGPIAAAGNIGAQNYLGTVILFGFIVAIPAILVGYLWAVKAGTKIHVESSEDDKVYDYDEVVSSFGDMPSAAKSFAPILVPILLIGFSSVITFAGWEGPVFSFFLFLGSPVVALLVGVLFAFALLPKFDEETLTQWVGIGIKEAAPILLITGAGGAFGSVISSTSIADLIKGIAENEVAVGALFIFIPFVIAAALKSAQGSSTAAIVITSTLIAPLLPQIGIEGAVPLALVVMAVGAGAMVVSHVNDSYFWVVKEFSGMSITQAYKAQTMGTLLQGMTAIIVTSVLWFIFV; encoded by the coding sequence ATGGATGGATTCGGTCTTATTTTAATCATAGTTTTAGGTGTTTTGTTTGTTATTGTAGCAACAGCGAAGTTCAATCTTCACCCCTTTCTATCGTTATTGATAGCCGCCTTCGCTATCGGAATATTAGCTGGTATGCCACTTACGGATGTTGTAGAAGCTGTCAATGGCGGCTTCGGAGGATTGATGGGAGGAATCGGTCTCGTCATTGTTTTCGGAACGATCATCGGAGTCATTTTAGAAAAATCAGGAGCAGCCTTACGTATGGCTGAAGTCGTACTCCGGATTGTCGGTGAAAAACGCCCGCAGCTCGCAATGAGTGCTATCGGAAGTATTGTCAGCATTCCCGTATTCTGCGATTCAGGATACGTTATTTTATCATCATTAAAGAAAGCGCTTGCGAACAAAACGAAAGTGACAGTAGCATCAATGGCCATCGCTCTTTCCACAGGTTTATTCGCAACACACACGCTCGTCCCGCCTACTCCCGGTCCAATTGCAGCTGCAGGAAATATCGGTGCACAGAACTATCTTGGTACGGTCATCTTATTTGGTTTCATCGTTGCCATTCCAGCTATTTTAGTCGGTTACCTTTGGGCTGTCAAAGCTGGAACAAAAATTCATGTCGAAAGCAGCGAAGACGATAAAGTGTATGATTACGATGAAGTCGTGAGCAGTTTCGGCGACATGCCATCCGCTGCTAAATCATTCGCACCGATCCTTGTCCCGATTTTGCTTATCGGTTTCAGCTCAGTCATCACATTTGCTGGCTGGGAGGGACCTGTCTTCTCCTTTTTCTTATTCCTGGGTTCACCTGTTGTTGCGCTTTTGGTCGGTGTGTTATTCGCGTTCGCATTATTACCGAAATTCGACGAAGAAACACTCACTCAATGGGTAGGAATCGGAATCAAAGAAGCCGCTCCTATTCTATTGATTACAGGTGCAGGTGGAGCGTTCGGTTCAGTCATCAGCTCTACTAGTATTGCTGACCTAATAAAAGGAATCGCAGAGAATGAAGTTGCCGTAGGGGCTCTCTTCATCTTCATACCCTTCGTAATCGCAGCAGCTTTGAAAAGTGCTCAAGGATCATCAACAGCGGCAATTGTCATTACATCAACACTGATTGCTCCTCTGTTGCCGCAAATCGGTATTGAAGGGGCTGTTCCATTAGCACTTGTCGTCATGGCTGTCGGTGCAGGTGCAATGGTCGTTTCTCATGTAAATGATAGTTATTTCTGGGTTGTCAAAGAGTTCAGCGGCATGTCTATCACGCAAGCCTATAAGGCTCAAACAATGGGTACATTGCTTCAAGGGATGACAGCAATCATCGTGACATCCGTACTCTGGTTCATCTTCGTTTGA
- a CDS encoding DUF2334 domain-containing protein: MIIRKLTILSAIFTLCSFMLISHPFESEVNAGSDSPPNVLVIHPGPPNEMSENLQSLDMVISHFTTNLAFKSTNELSEKDVRNVTHLIYFGEAEEDLPEKSTKLINGFEGEKIVFGKNHEQLTGFEFVKINGLATVQELLLPSNDKAISLPIAHQIVDVKGSETTKEWIASTGAENRYPLFIQDQKHYYYADHELAIHDSILLGEVLHDILQIEHKESHPAAIRLEDVNPLTDVDLLEQCMDLLITREIPFMVSVTPVYFNPATGEEYKLSDSPALVELLQKIQLKGGSLVLHGYTDQSGKGKSGDGFEFLDTAIPSFLLKDSDQYINQRISQGIEELHENGLEPKAFEAPHYTMSHSGYKEVSKHFSTYVGQLQLSDQNWEVMKEAPFLTKPSFINGMELIPETLRYIEEGNESSIDQIMERAENLMLNRDSVMSVFYHPYLGPEGLEKLLDQLLSISDLEWVDLNDQGKQSYPALNDNHEKMLRVEPKTASLQIIKPSNLLTLNFQSTSLIIGGLLAVLMIVFSYLITLRNRHEER; the protein is encoded by the coding sequence ATGATTATCAGAAAACTAACAATCCTTAGCGCTATTTTCACCTTATGTTCTTTCATGCTAATCAGCCACCCATTTGAGTCCGAAGTTAATGCAGGGAGTGATAGTCCTCCCAATGTTCTGGTCATCCACCCTGGGCCTCCCAATGAAATGAGCGAGAATTTACAAAGCCTGGATATGGTGATCAGTCATTTCACAACCAACCTTGCCTTCAAAAGTACAAATGAGTTATCTGAGAAGGACGTCAGAAATGTTACCCATCTCATTTATTTCGGTGAAGCAGAAGAAGACCTCCCAGAGAAATCTACAAAACTCATCAATGGTTTCGAAGGGGAAAAGATAGTATTCGGTAAAAATCATGAGCAGCTGACAGGCTTTGAATTCGTTAAAATAAATGGGCTGGCCACAGTTCAGGAATTGCTCTTACCTTCAAATGATAAGGCAATAAGTCTCCCAATTGCACATCAAATAGTAGATGTTAAAGGGAGTGAGACGACTAAAGAATGGATAGCTTCCACAGGAGCCGAAAATAGGTATCCACTCTTTATACAAGACCAGAAACATTACTATTACGCTGATCATGAGCTTGCTATTCATGACTCCATCCTGCTTGGAGAAGTTTTACATGACATCTTACAGATTGAACACAAAGAATCCCATCCTGCAGCTATAAGATTAGAAGATGTGAATCCACTTACAGATGTCGATTTGCTTGAACAATGCATGGACCTCCTGATCACTAGAGAAATACCTTTCATGGTCTCTGTTACCCCCGTTTACTTTAACCCCGCTACAGGAGAGGAATATAAACTTTCTGATTCCCCTGCATTAGTAGAACTACTGCAAAAGATACAGCTAAAAGGCGGCAGTCTTGTATTACATGGATACACCGATCAGTCAGGAAAAGGGAAATCCGGCGATGGATTCGAGTTTTTAGATACTGCTATCCCTAGTTTTTTACTAAAAGATAGTGATCAGTATATTAATCAACGAATTTCACAAGGGATAGAAGAACTCCATGAAAACGGACTAGAACCAAAAGCTTTCGAAGCTCCCCACTATACGATGTCACATAGTGGTTACAAGGAAGTTTCGAAACATTTTTCTACTTATGTCGGTCAACTTCAGCTCAGCGACCAAAATTGGGAAGTAATGAAAGAAGCCCCTTTCCTGACCAAACCCTCATTTATCAATGGAATGGAATTAATACCAGAAACCTTACGATACATCGAAGAAGGTAATGAATCATCCATTGACCAGATTATGGAACGTGCTGAAAACTTAATGTTGAATAGAGATAGTGTCATGAGTGTCTTTTATCATCCTTACCTCGGACCTGAAGGCTTAGAAAAATTATTGGACCAGCTTTTGAGCATATCTGATTTAGAGTGGGTGGACCTTAATGATCAAGGAAAGCAAAGCTATCCTGCCCTTAACGACAATCATGAAAAAATGCTCCGTGTAGAACCGAAAACCGCTTCTTTACAAATCATTAAGCCGAGCAATTTATTAACCCTTAACTTTCAAAGCACCTCATTGATTATAGGGGGCTTATTAGCAGTACTTATGATTGTTTTTTCTTATCTCATTACATTAAGAAACAGGCATGAGGAACGATGA
- a CDS encoding glycosyltransferase family 2 protein, translated as MADLFLYISLFLIWLMLFYHMFLMQGGYLHAQSYKKTADKWKKAANGSPSVSVLIPAHDEEVVIEDTLDAMLRLNYPLDKLEVIVINDNSSDNTGKIADAYADKHANIKVVHTKPPHAGKGKSGALNQGLKAASGEVIIVYDADNTPEADAVRYLTLGLQNDPKAGAVVGKFRVTNSNRNLMTRLINIETITFQWLAQAGRWFWFKMSTIPGTNFAIRLSILDRLGGWDEKALSEDTELSFRVYDLGYHIRFFPAAITWEQEPENIKVWWKQRTRWARGNEYVILKYLLNFHRLKKKKVAIDLVYFLFTYLLFFGGVIVSHTLFIMNLFWDLNLSVGIVSYLLLILGFLLFVTEVTLALSFEKNQLTWKNFWIILFMYFTYSQLWIILVVYATYLETKRVLFNQEVTWYKTQRFKEKHQKEKRSAS; from the coding sequence TTGGCTGACCTATTTTTATACATTTCACTATTCCTGATTTGGTTGATGTTATTTTATCACATGTTTCTCATGCAGGGCGGGTATCTCCATGCTCAGAGTTACAAAAAGACCGCAGACAAATGGAAGAAGGCCGCAAATGGCTCACCTTCAGTGAGTGTCCTCATTCCTGCCCATGACGAAGAAGTTGTCATTGAGGATACTCTGGATGCTATGCTTCGTTTGAATTACCCTCTTGATAAATTGGAAGTCATTGTGATTAATGATAATTCGAGTGATAATACAGGAAAAATCGCTGATGCTTATGCAGATAAACACGCTAATATCAAAGTCGTCCATACGAAACCTCCCCATGCTGGCAAAGGCAAATCAGGAGCGTTGAATCAAGGATTAAAGGCTGCTTCTGGAGAAGTGATCATCGTATATGATGCGGACAACACTCCAGAAGCTGACGCCGTCCGCTACCTCACTTTAGGGCTGCAGAATGACCCGAAAGCAGGTGCTGTCGTCGGGAAATTCCGCGTTACAAACAGTAACCGCAACTTGATGACCCGGTTAATTAACATTGAAACGATAACATTCCAGTGGTTGGCTCAGGCAGGACGCTGGTTCTGGTTTAAGATGTCTACAATTCCAGGGACAAATTTCGCGATCAGGCTTTCCATTTTAGACAGGTTAGGAGGCTGGGACGAAAAAGCTCTCTCTGAAGATACAGAACTCAGCTTCCGAGTGTATGATTTAGGTTACCACATCCGTTTCTTCCCGGCTGCTATTACATGGGAACAAGAACCAGAGAACATAAAAGTTTGGTGGAAACAAAGAACACGCTGGGCAAGAGGGAATGAGTATGTAATATTAAAGTACCTTCTTAACTTTCATCGGTTAAAAAAGAAGAAGGTCGCCATTGACCTTGTCTATTTTCTTTTCACATACCTTTTATTTTTCGGAGGGGTTATCGTTTCCCACACTTTATTCATCATGAATTTATTTTGGGACTTGAATCTGTCAGTCGGCATCGTGTCTTACTTATTACTCATTCTCGGCTTTTTATTATTCGTAACAGAAGTGACCTTAGCGCTGAGCTTTGAGAAGAATCAGCTGACATGGAAAAACTTCTGGATCATCCTATTCATGTATTTCACTTACTCCCAACTATGGATCATCTTAGTGGTCTATGCCACATATCTTGAAACGAAACGGGTGCTCTTCAATCAAGAAGTCACTTGGTACAAAACACAGAGATTCAAAGAAAAACATCAAAAAGAAAAAAGATCTGCTTCTTAA
- a CDS encoding fumarylacetoacetate hydrolase family protein, translating into MKYLRFQTSGEVCFGLLEGETITQLKGDYLKGAIEKSSVTYDLDEVTLLPPVEPSQVIGIGLNYALHAEETGKPLPEEPMMFMVSPSAVIADGEKIELPNMDHRIDYEAELAVVIGKEAKHVTKEDALSYVFGYTMGNDISNRHLQKKDGQFTRAKSFATFKPLGPAIETELDPNRTGIKLSLNGNIKQQSNTSDLIHSVEDLLVKVTEVMTLKPGDVILTGTPSGVGPLSPGDQVEIEIEGIGKLTNAVKE; encoded by the coding sequence ATGAAATATTTGCGTTTTCAAACGAGTGGAGAAGTTTGTTTTGGTCTATTGGAAGGGGAAACGATCACTCAATTGAAAGGTGATTACCTGAAGGGAGCTATTGAAAAAAGTTCAGTTACATATGATTTGGATGAAGTGACACTCCTGCCACCTGTCGAACCGTCTCAGGTGATCGGGATTGGACTTAATTATGCACTCCATGCAGAAGAAACGGGAAAGCCGCTGCCAGAGGAACCGATGATGTTCATGGTTTCACCAAGTGCTGTGATAGCTGATGGGGAGAAAATCGAACTGCCGAACATGGACCATCGGATCGACTATGAAGCAGAGCTTGCTGTAGTAATTGGAAAAGAAGCGAAACATGTGACGAAGGAAGATGCTCTTTCTTACGTTTTCGGTTACACGATGGGCAACGATATTTCCAATCGGCACTTACAAAAGAAAGATGGGCAGTTCACAAGAGCGAAGTCATTCGCCACTTTCAAGCCGCTTGGCCCTGCCATCGAGACAGAACTTGATCCGAATCGTACAGGGATCAAACTTTCACTGAATGGGAATATCAAACAGCAGTCCAATACGAGTGATTTGATTCATAGTGTGGAAGATTTATTGGTGAAGGTGACAGAAGTGATGACACTTAAACCAGGGGATGTCATTTTGACAGGAACACCATCAGGCGTCGGCCCGCTTTCACCTGGTGATCAAGTCGAAATTGAGATTGAGGGAATCGGTAAACTTACCAACGCTGTAAAAGAGTAA